In a single window of the Bradyrhizobium sp. ORS 285 genome:
- the cysD gene encoding sulfate adenylyltransferase subunit CysD encodes MDHLDQLEAQSIYILREAFARLKKLALLWSLGKDSNVMIWLARKAFFGRVPFPAMHVDTAKKFPEMYAFRDTYAQEWGLDLRVEPCPPIDAVDPTLPPAARSAARKTEGLKMALAKHGFDGLIAGIRRDEEATRAKERVFSPRGAEGNWDVRDQPPEFWDHFNASPPQGAHLRIHPILHWTEADIWAYTARENIPIIPLYLSKNGKRYRSLGDQDITFPVASNASNIPEILAELESTKVPERAGRALDHETEDAFERLRVAGYL; translated from the coding sequence ATGGATCATCTCGACCAGCTGGAGGCGCAGAGCATTTACATTCTCCGCGAGGCCTTTGCACGGCTGAAGAAGCTGGCGCTGCTGTGGTCGCTGGGAAAAGATTCCAACGTGATGATCTGGCTGGCGCGGAAAGCCTTCTTCGGCCGGGTGCCGTTTCCGGCCATGCACGTCGATACGGCTAAGAAGTTTCCGGAGATGTATGCCTTCCGCGACACCTACGCGCAGGAATGGGGCCTCGATCTCCGCGTCGAGCCATGCCCGCCGATCGATGCCGTCGATCCGACCCTGCCGCCGGCCGCGCGCTCCGCCGCGCGAAAGACCGAGGGCCTGAAGATGGCGCTCGCCAAGCATGGGTTCGACGGCCTGATCGCCGGCATTCGTCGCGATGAGGAGGCGACGCGCGCCAAGGAGCGCGTGTTCTCGCCGCGCGGCGCCGAAGGCAATTGGGACGTCCGCGACCAGCCGCCGGAGTTCTGGGACCATTTCAACGCCTCGCCGCCGCAGGGCGCGCACTTGCGCATCCATCCCATCCTGCATTGGACCGAGGCCGACATCTGGGCCTACACCGCACGCGAGAACATCCCGATCATCCCGCTGTATCTGTCGAAGAACGGCAAGCGCTATCGCTCCCTTGGCGATCAGGACATCACGTTCCCCGTCGCCTCCAACGCATCGAACATTCCCGAGATTCTCGCCGAGCTCGAAAGCACCAAGGTGCCGGAACGTGCGGGACGCGCGCTCGACCATGAGACCGAGGACGCCTTCGAGCGTCTCCGCGTCGCCGGCTATCTCTGA